A DNA window from Trypanosoma brucei brucei TREU927 chromosome 10, whole genome shotgun sequence contains the following coding sequences:
- a CDS encoding chaperonin Hsp60, translating into MFRCVVRFGAKDIRFGTEARQSMLKGVQRAVEAVATTLGPKGRNVIIEQSYGAPKITKDGVTVAKSIEFKDPFENMGAQLVRQVCNKTNDLAGDGTTTSAVLVASIFSEGIKSIATGTNPIDMKRGMDRAVEVILKNIESQSRTVTNTENVVQVATISANGDVELGKLIGEAMEKVGKDGVITTQDGKTLTTELEVVEGMSVDRGYISPYFVTDAKTQKAELEDAFVLVSAKKLNNIHTILPVLNHVVRSGRPLLIIADDVESEALTTMIFNKLQGKLKIACVKAPGFGDNKAAMLQDIAIFSGACVVGEEGSGVELDAEKFDASILGSVKKATITKDDTVLLNGGGDVAMMKERVDLLRGLIERETSDYNREKLQERLAKLSGGVAVIRVGGASEVEVNEKKDRITDALCSTRAAVQEGIVPGGGAALLRASKALDGLLQDQSLTADQRTGVQIIRNAVRLPAHRIVANAGREGAVVVEKVLENTDAAVGYDAQLDRYVNMFEAGIIDPARVVRVALTDAASVASLMMTAEAAVVDLPKDDAPAAGGMGGMGGMGGMDGMY; encoded by the coding sequence ATGTTCCGCTGTGTCGTCCGTTTTGGTGCCAAAGACATCCGTTTTGGCACGGAAGCACGTCAATCTATGCTGAAGGGCGTACAACGCGCTGTGGAGGCTGTTGCAACGACCCTTGGGCCTAAGGGACGTAACGTGATTATCGAGCAATCGTACGGTGCTCCGAAGATCACGAAGGATGGTGTAACCGTTGCGAAGTCGATCGAGTTCAAGGACCCGTTTGAGAACATGGGTGCGCAGCTCGTGCGGCAGGTGTGCAATAAGACAAATGACCTCGCGGGTGATGGAACGACGACATCGGCTGTCCTCGTTGCAAGCATCTTTAGCGAGGGTATCAAATCGATTGCAACCGGGACGAATCCCATTGACATGAAGCGTGGTATGGACCGCGCCGTGGAGGTGATCCTGAAGAACATCGAATCTCAGAGCCGAACGGTAACAAATACGGAGAACGTTGTGCAGGTTGCGACGATTTCCGCGAACGGTGATGTTGAACTCGGCAAGCTGATTGGGGAGGCGATGGAGAAGGTGGGGAAGGATGGCGTGATCACAACACAAGATGGGAAGACATTGACGACTGAGCTGGAAGTTGTGGAAGGCATGAGTGTGGACCGCGGTTACATCAGCCCGTACTTCGTAACTGACGCGAAGACTCAGAAGGCCGAGCTTGAAGATGCGTTCGTGCTTGTGTCTGCAAAGAAGTTGAACAACATTCATACGATCTTACCGGTGTTGAATCACGTGGTGCGCAGTGGGCGACCATTGCTGATCATTGCGGATGATGTGGAGAGTGAGGCCCTGACGACGATGATTTTCAATAAACTTCAAGGAAAGCTGAAGATTGCGTGCGTGAAGGCTCCAGGTTTCGGGGACAACAAGGCTGCGATGCTGCAAGACATCGCCATTTTCAGTGGTGCCTGCGTTGTTGGTGAGGAAGGCAGTGGTGTGGAACTTGACGCTGAGAAATTCGACGCCAGCATCTTGGGGAGTGTGAAGAAGGCAACAATCACGAAGGACGATACAGTACTGTTGAACGGTGGTGGCGACGTTGCGATGATGAAAGAACGCGTGGACCTGCTGCGCGGGCTCATTGAGCGCGAGACGAGTGACTATAACCGCGAGAAGCTTCAAGAACGTCTTGCAAAACTGAGTGGTGGCGTTGCCGTAATCCGCGTTGGTGGTGCTTCTGAGGTGGAGGTGAACGAGAAGAAGGACCGCATCACAGATGCCCTGTGCTCGACCCGCGCTGCGGTGCAGGAAGGCATTGTCCCTGGTGGTGGCGCTGCGTTGCTGCGTGCGAGCAAAGCATTGGACGGATTACTACAGGATCAGTCACTCACCGCTGATCAACGGACTGGCGTGCAGATCATCCGTAACGCGGTGCGGTTGCCCGCCCACCGCATTGTTGCCAATGCTGGAAGGGaaggtgctgttgttgttgagaaGGTGCTCGAGAACACTGATGCCGCTGTTGGTTACGATGCGCAGCTTGATCGCTACGTGAACATGTTTGAAGCCGGAATAATCGACCCCGCGCGTGTGGTTCGTGTTGCGCTTACTGACGCTGCGTCTGTTGCCAGCCTCATGATGACGGCAGAGGCCGCGGTTGTGGATTTACCGAAGGATGATGCACCTGCTGCAGGTGGTATGGGAGGCATGGGTGGTATGGGAGGTATGGACGGCATGTATTGA
- a CDS encoding mismatch repair protein MSH8, putative has protein sequence MPEVSLECEDICPENVSYPFLRGIDPKRPPSSITIPPRDLEAMAAMERQYWEVKSKHYDVVIFFKKGKFYELYDQDAAMAHREFGLKLVVDTTNRGKMRLAGVPEQTFSEWARLFVFRGYKVGRVEQMKEEGESSKNARPKVVPRELVEILTPGTITDPMMISGYGAVFVLALYPMGSGSVDGMAVDLSRRVVFHCPCGTNGKESAAGFVEEVLNEVSALLQQIRPREIIIPRGAVDAPGEEPKGSFGRRLFEWVEGEGFQVELVEEVGTSLRKLPLEERSLKEAGRFLAQYFRSLKLSNVDSILLEARPYNFHLLKQQVTSGVPSNDRSRCSDSTLLWYERREDPGLVLDAATVSNLELVGNLRDDSERGSLFNLINRCCTNGGKRLFRSWILRPSASPRVINARQEAVRFIIENNLNDLWAKTEESADVTTPICTPNSSTRTSEGPTQEFTQASGTQCGSKRGRTTNTFESRFTNLFATDFERNLSRLADLKGDSQQIAFVDPLVQYKKHLQLIISTVVAFEEMLDWSNNVQKECAPPLLQELWGTMGAVAPAVASIKACFDRKAAEVSGVIVPSQGACPAYDEATECLDIIEKKLDEVLGELRDNIFNGAAITYSHIGRENFLVEVPLMEAPKRCPPGFIERSRTSACVRYTVAGLEPLVEEHKRAKTKKADALLLVVRNIASHIFNYFPVLYEATAALCYFDCLLSLASLHTSGVATCYPVVQECDAGAYLLAEELRHPFLKSDSVPNTVNLDATHGRILVLTGPNMAGKSTLMRTVAVNVIIAQMGGPVFATSMRLAPVTRVFTRIGARDATHKGQSTLYVELSETAEIVRFAGPWSLCLVDELGRGTSTHDGYTIAHAMLAAMKKRHPVPPLLLFSTHYHALAQEEHKSMQKSTSSAASETGGVQLGYMDFAVSAASDSNIPTITFLYRLVPGICARSYGVEVALLAGISPGVVNTARVKSLELAKWYERQRDLGTVRGFITLSGTQFSHR, from the coding sequence ATGCCTGAGGTTTCGCTTGAATGTGAGGACATTTGCCCTGAAAACGTTTCTTACCCGTTTTTAAGGGGTATTGATCCGAAGCGACCGCCCTCTTCTATTACTATCCCTCCTAGGGACTTGGAGGCAATGGCTGCCATGGAACGACAGTACTGGGAAGTGAAGTCAAAGCACTACGATGTGgtaatttttttcaaaaaggGCAAATTTTATGAGCTTTACGACCAAGATGCCGCTATGGCTCACCGTGAGTTCGGGTTGAAGCTAGTTGTTGACACCACTAACCGAGGGAAAATGCGGCTTGCAGGCGTCCCTGAACAAACATTTAGTGAATGGGCCCGTCTCTTCGTTTTTCGGGGCTACAAGGTGGGTCGAGTAGAGCAaatgaaggaggaaggggagtCATCAAAAAATGCTCGTCCGAAAGTCGTGCCACGAGAGCTAGTTGAGATACTTACCCCTGGCACCATAACCGATCCCATGATGATCAGCGGCTATGGTGCAGTGTTCGTACTTGCACTGTATCCAATGGGGAGCGGTAGTGTGGATGGAATGGCCGTCGATCTTTCCCGTCGCGTTGTTTTCCACTGTCCCTGCGGTACGAATGGCAAGGAGAGCGCCGCAGGCTTTGTTGAAGAGGTGCTTAATGAAGTTTCTGCGCTCCTTCAACAAATCCGTCCCCGTGAAATAATAATTCCGCGTGGGGCTGTTGATGCGCCTGGTGAGGAGCCCAAGGGATCATTTGGGAGACGTCTATTTGAATGGGTAGAAGGGGAGGGTTTCCAGGTTGAACTGGTTGAAGAGGTTGGTACCTCACTTCGCAAACTCCCCCTTGAGGAGAGGAGCTTAAAGGAGGCGGGTCGTTTCTTAGCTCAGTATTTTAGATCGTTAAAGTTGAGTAATGTTGACTCTATACTTTTGGAGGCTCGACCATACAACTTTCACCTTTTAAAGCAGCAGGTAACCAGCGGTGTGCCGTCGAATGATCGAAGTCGTTGCTCCGATTCAACTCTTCTGTGGTACGAACGTCGCGAAGACCCCGGGTTGGTTCTTGATGCCGCGACAGTAAGTAATCTTGAACTCGTGGGTAACCTGCGGGACGATAGTGAACGCGGATCTCTTTTTAATCTGATCAACCGTTGTTGCACCAACGGTGGAAAGCGTCTTTTCCGTTCTTGGATTTTGCGACCTTCCGCGTCCCCGCGTGTTATCAATGCGAGGCAGGAAGCGGTACGCTTTATCATCGAAAATAATTTGAATGATCTCTGGGCCAAAACGGAGGAGTCTGCCGATGTTACGACACCAATATGCACCCCTAATTCGAGCACTCGTACTTCCGAGGGCCCTACCCAAGAATTCACTCAGGCGAGTGGTACGCAGTGTGGATCGAAGCGGGGGAGGACAACAAACACATTTGAATCTCGATTTACAAACCTTTTCGCCACAGATTTCGAGCGCAATCTTTCACGGTTGGCCGATTTGAAGGGTGACTCGCAACAAATAGCCTTCGTAGATCCTCTCGTGCAGTACAAGAAGCATCTTCAACTTATTATTTCAACCGTTGTTGCATTCGAGGAGATGCTGGATTGGTCTAACAACGTCCAAAAGGAGTGTgccccccctcttttgcaGGAACTGTGGGGAACCATGGGCGCAGTGGCTCCTGCTGTCGCCTCAATCAAGGCCTGTTTCGATCGAAAAGCTGCTGAGGTGTCAGGGGTGATTGTACCATCGCAGGGAGCATGTCCCGCGTACGACGAAGCTACGGAGTGCTTAGATATCATAGAGAAAAAATTGGATGAAGTTTTAGGGGAGCTGCGCGACAACATTTTCAACGGTGCTGCAATCACCTACTCTCATATCGGTCGTGAAAATTTTCTGGTTGAGGTTCCATTGATGGAGGCACCTAAGAGATGTCCCCCTGGGTTCATCGAGCGATCCCGTACTTCAGCGTGTGTCAGATATACAGTCGCAGGTTTGGAACCTCTGGTAGAGGAGCATAAGCGTGCCAAAACGAAGAAAGCAGATGCCCTCTTACTTGTTGTTCGAAACATTGCCTCGCATATATTTAATTACTTCCCCGTCCTTTATGAAGCCACAGCGGCTCTTTGCTATTTTGATTGTTTGCTCAGTCTGGCGTCGCTACATACCAGTGGTGTCGCTACTTGCTACCCCGTTGTACAAGAATGTGACGCCGGTGCGTACCTGCTTGCGGAAGAACTACGACATCCATTTCTCAAAAGCGATTCTGTCCCAAACACTGTCAATCTTGACGCTACACATGGACGCATTTTGGTGCTGACCGGACCGAATATGGCTGGAAAGAGTACGCTGATGCGCACAGTTGCCGTGAATGTTATAATAGCCCAAATGGGTGGACCAGTGTTTGCTACGTCTATGCGCTTGGCGCCCGTTACCCGTGTTTTCACAAGGATTGGCGCTCGCGATGCAACGCACAAAGGACAGAGTACCCTTTATGTCGAGTTAAGTGAGACAGCCGAGATTGTGCGGTTTGCCGGTCCGTGGAGTCTTTGTTTAGTGGATGAACTCGGCAGGGGGACATCTACGCACGACGGCTACACAATAGCGCACGCAATGCTCGCCGCcatgaagaaaaggcacCCAGTGCCGCCCCTTCTACTCTTCTCTACCCACTACCACGCGCTCGCGCAGGAGGAGCACAAGTCCATGCAGAAATCCACTTCCTCAGCAGCATCTGAAACTGGGGGGGTTCAGCTCGGTTACATGGACTTTGCCGTTTCTGCTGCAAGTGACAGCAATATACCGACCATTACTTTTCTTTATCGCCTTGTGCCCGGAATCTGCGCGAGAAGCTATGGCGTTGAGGTGGCGCTGCTTGCCGGTATTTCCCCCGGGGTTGTAAACACAGCACGGGTTAAGTCTCTGGAGCTCGCCAAGTGGTACGAACGACAAAGGGACCTGGGTACGGTTCGGGGGTTCATCACGCTCAGCGGGACACAGTTCTCGCATCGGTAG